Below is a genomic region from Hippea sp. KM1.
ACAGTTTAAAATCCATGTTAAGACAATATAATAAAAACGGTTAATTTAGCAACAAAAAACTATACTTGCATGCGCATTATTTCTTTGTAGGCCTCAATGGCTTTGTTGCGGATCTCTGTAAGGAGCTTTAGGGAGACATCGGCCTTCTCTATGGCCATAACGGCATCCTGGATGTTCTCCATCTTGCCTGCGGCTATATCCTTTATAGACTCATCAGCCTTATTCTGAAGCTTATTCACCTCATCGAGGGACTTTTTCAGTATATCGGCAAATGAGTCCCCTTCTATCTTCTCCTTTTTGGGTTTGCTTTCAATCTGGCTATCTATGGGCTTTAGTTGAATATCCTTTACATCCATCTTACCACCATAATAACCCGTTTAATGCCATTTTTCAAGCCCTTAATACACCTAATGCTGCCTGGATCATCTGCTTTGCCGAATCTATAACTGAGGCATTGGCCTGATATGTTCTCATGGCATCTATGAGATTTGTCATCTCAACAACGGGGTTTATATTGGGATATGCCACATAACCGTCCTTGTTAGCCAAAGGATTTGACGGGTCATACACCAACTTCGGCGGCGAATCATCCCTTACAACATCCTTAACCTCAACGGTCTTAAGCACATCGGAAAACTTAGAATAGCCGACAGCCTCAAAGATCACATCCCTCCTTTTGTATGGTCCGCCCTCCTGGGTTTCAACCGTGTCGGCATTGGCTATGTTTGACGATATTATATTCATCCTTAATCGCTGGGCGCTCATGCCGCTTGAGGCTATGTTCATGCTATCGAATATACTCATTCAACCCTCCTATGCATTTCTTGTCGATGATATTATATCCTTATACTCATTGAACTTATAGCGCTCAAATGCCGTCAGGGCATTGATAAGCAGCGTGTTCTTTGCCAGATGCGTAAGTTCTTTATCCAGTTTTACATTATTCTGGTCGTTTTTAACAAGATAATCGTCTCTGTCCCTTTTAATCAAAAACTCAAGCCCATCTTTGGGCTCTATGTGTCTTGGATCCTCCTTTTTAAGCTCTATATCCTTACTCTTCAGAGAGAGTATATCCTTAAAGGGTATGTGCTTAGCCTTATAGTGCGGGGTATCTGCATTTGCTATATTGCTGGCTATAACATCCTGCCTCAACACGGCAACATCGAGGCCGTATTTTATATAATCAAATGTCGAATCATTCAAAAACGGCATCCTGCACCTCCCTTGAGTATATTAGCAAAAAATATTCCCAAAAAACCGAGCTTTTCGTTGACCTTATACAAAAATTGTTATAGAATTTGCAATTATGGGGGGAGATGGTTCACTGCTTCTTAAGGCCTTAGAACTATCAAACAGGATAGTCAAAGGCGATTATAAGAAACACAACTGGAAACTCATACTGGACAACATTGCCCAGCTATGCGGCGTTGACGGTGCCTTTATAGGCTTTTGGGATAGTGGATACATAAAATTCAAACACTCATCCTTCTTCATGGCAGAGAACTATCCAAAGCAGATCTATCCCCAGCTCTATGAGGTGCCTTTAGAATCAAGAAGAGAATTCCACGACAGGCTAAAAAAAGACGGGCATCTCATCATCAACGATTACCAAAACTATCCTCTGGCGCTAAAGTCGTGGCTGGATGTGGGCCTGAAATCCCTTCTTGCCGTGCTGATAAAAACAAAGGACGAAATATACGGCTCGCTCCACCTGATAAGCCTAAAAAAGATCAAATCGTTCTCAGAAGAAGAGATAAAGATACTAAAGACCATCGCAGACACAATAGCATCGGAGCTTCAAAAGGAATCATACATAAAACAGATAGAGATAGAAAGAGAAAAGAACAAAAGACAGTTAGAGCTGTTTAAGCTTTTGGATTCCAAGCTATCGCAGAATGTATCCATTAGCCTGATAGCCCAGGCGTTGAGGAAGATAAAGGACCTGGCAGGCGCAAAGATGCTGTGTTTTCTGTTTGCCTCAGAGAACCTTTACATAACATTAAACGACAAGATAGAGGTGGGCGATATAGAGGCAAGCAAGAAGAACATGATATACAACCTATGGAAAACAAACACAAAAACCATATCACAGAGCTGCTCCACCGACAAAACATACCCGAAATACTGCGTTTACATACCGGCAACATCAAAGGGAAAGGTTGTGGGCGTCTTTGGTTTTGGATTCAGTCAGGAGCCGCCAGATGAGTTTAAATCAGAGCTTGAAACATTCCAGAGTGCCTTGACCCATTTCATATCCATCGTTTACACATACAAAACCATCCGCTCTGTTTTCAGCGAACTCTCAGAAACAGAGGAAGGCCTTATCCAGGCATTTGTCTATTCCACAGAGGCCAAGGATATATACACCAGGGGGCACTCCGAGCATGTCGCCAGATATTCAAAGCTAATAGCCAGGAAGTTGGGATTGGACATATACCAGCAGGAGATGATGTACAATGCCGGTCTATTGCACGATATAGGAAAGATAGGCATACCCGATGCCATATTGCTAAAACCCGGCAAATTAACACCGTTTGAGTTTGAGATTATGAAATACCACCCTATAATCTCATACGAAATCGTAAAGAATGTTCCAAAATTCAAGGGTATTGCAAAATGCATCAGGCATCACCACGAAAAGTTAGATGGCAGCGGATACCCCGATGGACTATCCGGAAACGAGATAGAGTTAGGGGCCCGTATACTGGCCATTGCCGATATATACGACGCCTTGACAACAGACAGGCCGTATAGAAAGGCCCTAAAGCCAACAGAGGCCATAGAGATCATGAAATCCGAAAAGATAGATCAGAGCATACTCTCAAAGGTCGAGGATGTGCTGGTTAGCAGCTTCATAGAGGAGATAACATGCAAAGGCACATTCATACCGGAAAAGATAGATTACTTCCGCAAGCACATAACAGAGATGGATTACATGACAGGCCTAAAAAGGAGAAGCTATCTTGTGCGTATAATGGATAGCTACATACAGAAAAAAGAACCGTTTACGCTGTTTATGGTCGATGTAAAGAACATGTCATACATAAACCACAAATACGGCAGGCTGGTGGGTGACAGGATCATACTCTTTTTGGCTGAGGCCTTAAAAGGGATAATAAACAAAGAGGCATTAGCCAGAACATCGGCCGATGCGTTCATGTTTATGTATTTAGGCAAAAACACAGAGGAGTTTCACAAAAACATATCGGAGAAGCTGAAAAACGGCATCATAGACAAGATAAAAAGCAAAAGCTGCATAATAAACGAAGATGAAGCAAAAAACATCATCGGATGCTATATAACCTATGCCAAATACCCCCAGGAGGGCAAAACATCCGACGAATTGATGTATATATGCTCGCTAAAAAAGAGAAAAGAAGCTTTGAATTACTATGCGGGGCTTTATTCTAAAGAAGATAGCTGAGCTAATCCCCACATTCTTCGGTATAACATTCATAATATTCTTCATAATCCACCTATCACCGGGAAATCCCGTAAATGCAACGGGTGGCTTTAACCCCAATGTATCATACGAATCGCTCAAAAATATGGAAAAGATATACCACCTAAACGAGCCGCTCTATATCCAATACCTGGATTGGTTAAAATCGTTCTTCAGGTTGGATTTCGGATATAGCCTAATAGACGGTGTAAGTGTATGGGACAAAATAGCCTATAGCCTTCCCATAACGCTAATAATAAACATCGTGGTATTGCTGTTGTCCCTTGCAATATCCATACCCATAGGCATAATTGGGGCAGCAAAGAAGGATTCCATTGTTGATAAATTCCTAACATTCTTTGTGTTCAGTGGATATTCCATGCCGTCGTTCTGGCTGGCACTCCTGCTTATGATATTGCTCTCTGTTAAATGGCACCTCTTGCCCCTTGCGGGCCTGCACTCCTTCAATGTAAAAGAGGGCAGCCTACCCTATTACATCGATATGGCAAAACACCTAACAATACCTATTTTTATCGGCGTCTTTGGGTCTTTGGCCGGCTTTTCAAGATACATCAGAAGCGGCGTTGTCGACACATTAGAGAAGGATTTTATAAAGCTTATGTTTATGCGGGGCATCAGCCCAAAAACCATCCTATACAAACATGCCCTGAAGAACGCCCTATTGCCGCTTATTACGATAATGGGGCTATCCATACCCTCCCTGATTGGTGGAAGCGTGATCATAGAGTCTATCTTTGCCATACCCGGCATGGGGAGGCTGTTTTACCTTTCTGCAATGGCAAGGGATTACCCCACCGTCATGGGTATATTGACCATAAGCACTATTCTTACACTCATTGGAAACCTCATAGCAGACATATGTTATGCGATAGTGGATCCAAGGATAAAGTATGAATAACACAAAACCCATATACCTAAAAACATACAAAGAGGGTAAGTTGGATGAGAAGATAGAGAAGGCCTACGAGATGCTCAAAAGCTGCAGGCTATGCCCGAGGGTCTGCAGGGTCAACAGATTGGCTGGCAAAAAGGGCATATGCAATACGGCCGAATTGCCAGCTGTGGCAGATTATTTTCCGCATTTCGGAGAGGAGGATGTGCTTGTTGGCAAAAACGGCTCAGGCACGATATTCATATCCTGCTGCAACCTGTTGTGTATATATTGCCAGAACTCATCCACAAGCCATCTGTGTGAGGGCAGGACGGTCTCTATCGAGGAGTTCTCACAAATGATGCTATCACTGCAAAGGCAGGGATGCCACAACATAAACATAGTGACCCCAACCCACATAGTTCCTCAATTCCTCAAAGCCCTAAAATTGGCAATAGAAGACGGCTTAAGCATACCCATCGTTTACAACACAAGCGGCTATGAATTACCGGAAACGCTAAACCTGTTAGACGGCATTATAGACATATACATGCCGGATTTTAAATATTGGGATAGCAAAACTGCAGAGGCATACTCATCTGCCAAAGA
It encodes:
- the fliE gene encoding flagellar hook-basal body complex protein FliE, which encodes MDVKDIQLKPIDSQIESKPKKEKIEGDSFADILKKSLDEVNKLQNKADESIKDIAAGKMENIQDAVMAIEKADVSLKLLTEIRNKAIEAYKEIMRMQV
- the flgC gene encoding flagellar basal body rod protein FlgC; this encodes MSIFDSMNIASSGMSAQRLRMNIISSNIANADTVETQEGGPYKRRDVIFEAVGYSKFSDVLKTVEVKDVVRDDSPPKLVYDPSNPLANKDGYVAYPNINPVVEMTNLIDAMRTYQANASVIDSAKQMIQAALGVLRA
- the flgB gene encoding flagellar basal body rod protein FlgB; this translates as MPFLNDSTFDYIKYGLDVAVLRQDVIASNIANADTPHYKAKHIPFKDILSLKSKDIELKKEDPRHIEPKDGLEFLIKRDRDDYLVKNDQNNVKLDKELTHLAKNTLLINALTAFERYKFNEYKDIISSTRNA
- a CDS encoding HD domain-containing phosphohydrolase — protein: MGGDGSLLLKALELSNRIVKGDYKKHNWKLILDNIAQLCGVDGAFIGFWDSGYIKFKHSSFFMAENYPKQIYPQLYEVPLESRREFHDRLKKDGHLIINDYQNYPLALKSWLDVGLKSLLAVLIKTKDEIYGSLHLISLKKIKSFSEEEIKILKTIADTIASELQKESYIKQIEIEREKNKRQLELFKLLDSKLSQNVSISLIAQALRKIKDLAGAKMLCFLFASENLYITLNDKIEVGDIEASKKNMIYNLWKTNTKTISQSCSTDKTYPKYCVYIPATSKGKVVGVFGFGFSQEPPDEFKSELETFQSALTHFISIVYTYKTIRSVFSELSETEEGLIQAFVYSTEAKDIYTRGHSEHVARYSKLIARKLGLDIYQQEMMYNAGLLHDIGKIGIPDAILLKPGKLTPFEFEIMKYHPIISYEIVKNVPKFKGIAKCIRHHHEKLDGSGYPDGLSGNEIELGARILAIADIYDALTTDRPYRKALKPTEAIEIMKSEKIDQSILSKVEDVLVSSFIEEITCKGTFIPEKIDYFRKHITEMDYMTGLKRRSYLVRIMDSYIQKKEPFTLFMVDVKNMSYINHKYGRLVGDRIILFLAEALKGIINKEALARTSADAFMFMYLGKNTEEFHKNISEKLKNGIIDKIKSKSCIINEDEAKNIIGCYITYAKYPQEGKTSDELMYICSLKKRKEALNYYAGLYSKEDS
- a CDS encoding ABC transporter permease gives rise to the protein MRGFILKKIAELIPTFFGITFIIFFIIHLSPGNPVNATGGFNPNVSYESLKNMEKIYHLNEPLYIQYLDWLKSFFRLDFGYSLIDGVSVWDKIAYSLPITLIINIVVLLLSLAISIPIGIIGAAKKDSIVDKFLTFFVFSGYSMPSFWLALLLMILLSVKWHLLPLAGLHSFNVKEGSLPYYIDMAKHLTIPIFIGVFGSLAGFSRYIRSGVVDTLEKDFIKLMFMRGISPKTILYKHALKNALLPLITIMGLSIPSLIGGSVIIESIFAIPGMGRLFYLSAMARDYPTVMGILTISTILTLIGNLIADICYAIVDPRIKYE
- a CDS encoding radical SAM protein, producing MNNTKPIYLKTYKEGKLDEKIEKAYEMLKSCRLCPRVCRVNRLAGKKGICNTAELPAVADYFPHFGEEDVLVGKNGSGTIFISCCNLLCIYCQNSSTSHLCEGRTVSIEEFSQMMLSLQRQGCHNINIVTPTHIVPQFLKALKLAIEDGLSIPIVYNTSGYELPETLNLLDGIIDIYMPDFKYWDSKTAEAYSSAKDYPQITKNAIKIMHKQVGDLVIEDGIAKRGLIIRHLVLPNRLAGTKEIVNFIAKEVSPNTYTNIMAQYRPLGLAYRFEEIARPITEEEYLEALLWAIEAGLRRLDNSCLDFLKRRGINP